From one Chloroflexota bacterium genomic stretch:
- a CDS encoding YjbQ family protein, with the protein MAVATTRLKLETKGGGQIIEITQEVLRRVADSKIRHGIVTVFLTGTTAGVGIMELEPGTVKDLQAAMERLAPRGATYQHNAINAGETNGHSHLQASLFGQSLVVPVEGGKPVLGTWQRIIVMDFDSRSRTREIVVQTMGE; encoded by the coding sequence ATGGCAGTAGCCACAACCCGCCTGAAGCTCGAGACCAAGGGCGGCGGCCAGATCATCGAGATCACCCAGGAAGTCCTGAGGCGTGTGGCGGACTCCAAGATACGGCACGGCATCGTGACGGTCTTCCTCACCGGCACCACTGCGGGCGTGGGCATCATGGAGCTGGAGCCTGGGACGGTGAAGGACCTCCAGGCAGCCATGGAGCGCTTGGCCCCCAGGGGCGCGACCTACCAGCACAACGCCATAAACGCCGGGGAGACCAACGGCCACTCCCACCTCCAGGCCAGCCTCTTTGGGCAATCGCTCGTGGTCCCGGTGGAGGGCGGCAAGCCCGTCCTAGGAACGTGGCAGCGCATCATCGTCATGGACTTCGATTCCCGGTCGCGCACGAGGGAGATCGTGGTGCAGACGATGGGCGAATAG